One genomic segment of Sminthopsis crassicaudata isolate SCR6 chromosome 2, ASM4859323v1, whole genome shotgun sequence includes these proteins:
- the LOC141558977 gene encoding zona pellucida sperm-binding protein 3-like — translation MGLGAALVSVLLLWAFQNGDWAETKSLSWAVQDTALGFSPAPVVAVRCKNDRLVVSVDRDLFGTGRLVQASELTLGPAACVPVFSDPLSERIIFEAALHECGSKLQMTPDSLIYNTMIRYAPSPSQSPLVLRSSSVSVPIQCKYPRRDNVSSRAIRPTWVPFRSTLSQEQRLKFSLRLMEDDWSTGRSSSAFQLGDLIHIQADVYTGYHVPLRLFVDSCKATLTPDPASVPHYVVIDLNGCLVDGQSHDSSSSFVSPRPGQNVLRFMIDSFTFAQDARNEIYITCHLKVTATDQAPSPLNKACSYNLTADEWIPVEGPRDICSCCKMGTCTSFSSSRKRSLSDKERGNHSELEADLMLGPLLLYETGNGPTAGQDNSIGGIPEWPELLLGLSIGMAATVCLTICLILGSRRYKYPCSRNDKGYPHSEIK, via the exons ATGGGGCTGGGAGCTGCGTTAGTGTCCGTTCTCCTACTCTGGGCTTTCCAGAATGGTGATTGGGCTGAAACGAAGTCTCTCTCCTGGGCTGTCCAGGACACTGCTCTGGGATTCTCCCCTGCCCCTGTGGTGGCAGTGCGGTGTAAGAACGATCGACTGGTAGTGAGTGTGGACAGGGACTTATTTGGAACTGGGCGGCTGGTCCAGGCTTCTGAGCTGACCCTGGGCCCTGCTGCCTGTGTCCCAGTGTTCTCAGACCCTCTGAGCGAGAGAATAATCTTTGAGGCGGCTCTTCATGAGTGTGGAAGTAAACTCCAG aTGACCCCAGACTCGCTGATCTACAACACAATGATTCGTTATGCACCAAGCCCTTCCCAGAGCCCACTGGTCCTGAGAAGCAGTTCTGTCTCAGTCCCCATTCAGTGTAAATATCCCAG gagagataatgtgagcAGCAGAGCCATTCGTCCTACCTGGGTCCCTTTCCGTTCTACCCTCTCTCAGGAGCAGCGGCTCAAATTTTCTCTTCGCCTCATGGAAG ATGACTGGAGTACAGGGAGGAGCTCTTCAGCTTTCCAGCTGGGAGACTTGATCCATATCCAGGCCGATGTCTACACTGGCTACCATGTGCCCCTGAGGCTCTTTGTAGACAGCTGCAAAGCCACTCTGACCCCAGACCCAGCCTCTGTCCCCCACTATGTTGTCATTGACCTCAATGG GTGCCTGGTAGATGGACAATCCCATGATTCATCCTCAAGCTTCGTTTCTCCTCGGCCTGGACAAAATGTGCTTCGTTTTATGATAGACTCCTTCACTTTTGCTCAAGATGCCAGGAATGAG aTCTATATCACCTGCCACCTAAAAGTCACAGCTACTGACCAGGCCCCCAGTCCCTTGAACAAAGCCTGTTCCTATAATTTAACAGCCGACGA GTGGATCCCTGTGGAAGGCCCTAGAGACATCTGCAGCTGCTGCAAGATGGGGACTTGcacatctttctcttcctccaggAAGCGGAGCCTATCGGATAAGGAACGAG GTAATCATTCAGAATTAGAGGCTGACCTGATGCTGGGACCTCTGCTCCTCTATGAGACCGGGAATGGACCAACAGCAGGGCAAGACAACAGTATTGGAG GCATCCCAGAATGGCCAGAGCTCCTGCTGGGGTTGAGTATTGGGATGGCTGCCACGGTCTGCCTAACGATATGCCTCATCTTAGGCAGCCGCAGATATAAGTATCCTTGTTCCAGAAATGACAAGGGCTACCCTCATTCTGAAATAAAGTGA